One Kaistella polysaccharea DNA segment encodes these proteins:
- a CDS encoding bifunctional metallophosphatase/5'-nucleotidase yields MNRKQFLKTAGGGTLALTLAPNLLLAENFNFLKSASEYQLTILHTNDQHSRIEPFDSSYTRNPNQGGFARRAALIQKIRSEEKNILLLDSGDTFQGTPYFNFFGGELEFKLMTMMGYDASTMGNHDFDNGLQGFKKVRPVAKFPFICSNYDFKNTILDGETETYKIFNKNGIKVGIFGVGIELAGLVGKKDYGETEYLNPIEVAQHYSDFLRNDKKCDMVICLSHIGYDYRDNPEKVSDKILAASTDGIDLILGGHTHTFLAEPQSFLNRKGKNVLVNQVGWAGLLLGKINFYFDKDKKVKNISWENQVIDDRILV; encoded by the coding sequence ATGAATAGGAAACAGTTTTTAAAAACCGCAGGTGGCGGAACATTAGCCCTAACACTGGCACCTAATCTTCTTTTAGCCGAAAATTTTAATTTTTTAAAGTCCGCGTCGGAATATCAGCTGACTATTCTTCATACCAACGATCAACACAGCAGAATTGAACCTTTTGATTCTTCCTATACGCGAAATCCAAATCAAGGAGGTTTTGCGCGTCGTGCAGCTTTAATTCAGAAAATCCGAAGCGAAGAAAAAAATATTCTTTTACTCGATTCGGGCGATACTTTTCAGGGAACTCCGTATTTTAATTTTTTCGGTGGTGAACTTGAATTTAAGTTGATGACGATGATGGGTTATGATGCATCAACAATGGGTAATCATGACTTTGATAATGGTTTACAGGGTTTCAAAAAAGTAAGACCCGTTGCTAAATTTCCTTTCATCTGCTCAAATTATGATTTTAAAAATACCATTTTAGACGGAGAAACCGAAACTTATAAAATTTTTAATAAAAATGGGATTAAAGTAGGGATTTTCGGTGTGGGAATAGAACTTGCTGGGCTTGTAGGCAAAAAGGATTACGGCGAAACAGAATATTTAAATCCGATTGAAGTCGCGCAGCATTATTCTGATTTTTTACGGAATGATAAAAAATGCGATATGGTCATTTGTCTGTCGCATATTGGCTATGATTACCGAGACAATCCAGAGAAAGTTTCAGATAAAATTCTTGCGGCAAGTACTGATGGAATCGATTTGATTTTGGGGGGACACACGCATACATTCCTCGCAGAACCACAATCCTTCTTGAACAGAAAAGGAAAAAACGTATTGGTGAACCAAGTGGGTTGGGCAGGATTGCTTTTAGGAAAAATCAACTTTTATTTTGATAAAGATAAAAAAGTTAAAAATATCTCCTGGGAAAATCAAGTTATTGATGACCGTATTTTAGTTTAA
- the porZ gene encoding type IX secretion system anionic LPS delivery protein PorZ, with amino-acid sequence MKKIFPLLFFILSLNFSAQKISSTKWTDLFSYNNVLVIREDAGKLIAATENGIFYYTPNSGEITKLSKANGLHEVKITAFDYNAETKTGLVGYQNGSLDVIAPDGITYVVDIPIATGYSGDKKINHISITGNLAVISVGYGVSIFKLDKKEFGDSAFFTNSVGSYEASREAIIKENTVYAVTTTGLKTHLLDVTFPIYREWKTLASGNLTQISTGNIIAYASRTKVYFGDGNSFSTLPGNFSDIKDLIITDQNIVIADQKKVFIYNLSGNSVKSFDAKEIINTAFFSESKIYAGSQFSGILNENRETLKPDGPYSNTSYKIDLVADQIVISSGGRESYNNPIYRNLGYYHFNGKEWVYPDFFKTFQGSLNVLDAVINPAKKEEIFFVNYTFETGRRGVYRMLDDVFKNKYLTESDFYKRVAGLTFDENNQLFVSTSEQDGKFGFYHYNAAADHFNLTSVVSGGDTQKPFAKDGILYVFSPFFDSRGGLIIYDYNNTPTVRGDDRFKVIRQENNLATNGVVSATIDKNDDLWIGTRIGLRILQNPKSAISETFPQAGPVIIEENGVGEELFRDTQILQIEVDSGNQKWISVDGGGAFYLSANGEKTLQHFTRENSPLPTNDVTDIKVDATTGKVYFVTVDGVVIYQGDVVNVQDTFANVLVYPNPVVYAQYKGNVKIRGLAAKTNIRITDAVGNLVHQAVARGGFYEWNLLNHRGARVSSGIYFVLMTNEDGTDTATAKIAVVN; translated from the coding sequence ATGAAGAAAATATTTCCATTACTTTTTTTTATTCTTTCGCTGAATTTTTCGGCGCAAAAAATTTCTTCTACAAAATGGACTGATTTATTTTCCTATAATAATGTTTTGGTTATTCGTGAAGACGCAGGAAAACTTATTGCCGCAACTGAAAACGGAATTTTTTATTACACTCCAAATTCTGGAGAAATCACGAAACTGTCCAAAGCCAACGGGCTTCATGAAGTTAAAATTACCGCTTTCGATTATAACGCAGAGACGAAGACAGGATTGGTCGGTTATCAAAATGGCTCTTTGGATGTCATTGCACCTGATGGAATAACCTACGTGGTTGATATACCCATCGCAACGGGATACTCGGGAGATAAGAAAATTAACCACATTTCGATAACAGGTAATTTGGCTGTAATTTCAGTGGGATATGGCGTTTCTATTTTTAAGTTGGATAAGAAGGAATTCGGCGACTCCGCGTTTTTTACCAACTCTGTAGGTAGTTATGAAGCTTCACGCGAAGCAATTATCAAAGAAAACACGGTCTACGCGGTAACAACCACTGGATTAAAAACGCATCTTCTTGATGTTACTTTTCCTATATATCGGGAATGGAAAACGCTTGCAAGCGGAAATCTGACACAGATTTCTACGGGAAATATTATCGCATATGCTTCGCGTACAAAAGTATATTTTGGTGATGGAAATTCTTTTTCAACTTTACCTGGGAATTTCAGTGATATTAAAGATCTTATTATTACCGACCAAAATATTGTAATTGCCGACCAGAAAAAAGTTTTTATTTATAATTTATCTGGTAATTCGGTAAAGTCATTTGACGCTAAAGAGATTATAAATACCGCTTTTTTTTCTGAGTCTAAAATTTACGCCGGCTCTCAATTTTCAGGAATTTTAAATGAAAACAGAGAGACGCTGAAACCTGATGGACCATATAGCAATACTTCCTATAAGATTGATTTGGTGGCGGATCAAATCGTGATTTCCAGCGGTGGTCGCGAAAGTTATAATAATCCCATTTACCGAAATTTGGGCTATTATCATTTTAATGGAAAAGAGTGGGTTTACCCGGATTTTTTTAAAACTTTCCAAGGTTCGCTGAATGTTTTGGATGCCGTGATCAATCCAGCTAAAAAAGAGGAGATTTTTTTCGTGAACTACACCTTTGAAACCGGAAGAAGGGGAGTTTACCGTATGCTGGACGACGTCTTTAAAAATAAATATTTAACCGAAAGTGACTTTTATAAAAGAGTCGCCGGTCTGACGTTCGATGAAAATAACCAGCTTTTTGTTTCCACTTCTGAACAGGACGGAAAATTCGGGTTTTATCACTATAATGCTGCGGCAGATCACTTTAATTTAACGAGTGTAGTTTCTGGAGGCGACACGCAAAAACCTTTCGCGAAAGATGGAATTCTGTATGTTTTTTCACCTTTTTTTGACAGTCGTGGCGGACTGATTATTTACGATTACAATAATACGCCCACCGTGCGCGGCGATGACCGGTTTAAAGTAATTCGCCAGGAAAATAATTTGGCCACAAATGGCGTGGTTTCCGCGACAATAGATAAAAATGATGATTTGTGGATCGGTACGAGAATCGGTTTGCGTATTCTTCAAAACCCAAAATCTGCAATTTCCGAAACTTTCCCACAAGCGGGCCCTGTTATCATCGAAGAAAATGGCGTAGGAGAAGAATTGTTCCGCGATACGCAAATTCTGCAAATTGAAGTGGATTCCGGAAATCAAAAATGGATTTCGGTGGACGGTGGCGGCGCTTTTTATTTAAGCGCAAACGGCGAAAAAACCCTGCAGCATTTCACGCGCGAAAATTCACCTTTACCGACTAATGATGTGACGGATATTAAAGTAGATGCGACGACGGGAAAAGTTTATTTTGTAACGGTAGACGGCGTGGTCATTTACCAGGGCGATGTGGTGAATGTTCAGGATACTTTCGCGAATGTTTTGGTTTATCCGAATCCGGTGGTTTATGCGCAATATAAAGGAAATGTAAAAATCCGTGGTTTGGCGGCGAAAACCAATATCAGAATTACGGATGCTGTCGGAAACTTGGTGCATCAGGCGGTGGCGCGTGGTGGATTTTATGAATGGAATTTGTTGAATCACCGCGGTGCACGCGTGTCGTCCGGAATTTATTTTGTTCTAATGACCAATGAAGATGGAACCGATACCGCAACTGCGAAAATAGCCGTGGTCAATTAA
- the recO gene encoding DNA repair protein RecO has translation MQIIKCFLLSYVKYGDTDAILHCYTEEAGFQSFFAKGLYTSKNKKKPYLFPLNFLLFSVPKKADENRISRVSKIEAGADFHDFQNVAASSVLFFTADFLHQVLREEGKNELLFQEILNLRDEFIEQNFNAYLAFIFKFLLVSGVAPLKGSERFLNPESGIFEAEISHSFFDENVSEIWLKFLNAPEIYAVKLAKKEKTTFLDSLMIYCQFHITNFYIPKSLAVVREIFE, from the coding sequence ATGCAGATCATCAAATGTTTTTTGCTGTCGTATGTGAAGTACGGCGACACCGACGCAATTCTACACTGTTATACGGAAGAGGCAGGTTTTCAAAGTTTTTTTGCGAAAGGACTTTATACTTCGAAAAATAAGAAAAAACCTTACCTTTTTCCGCTTAATTTTCTCCTGTTTTCAGTGCCGAAAAAGGCGGATGAAAATCGTATTTCGCGCGTTTCAAAAATTGAAGCCGGCGCAGATTTTCATGATTTTCAAAATGTAGCGGCGAGTTCTGTGTTATTTTTTACTGCAGACTTTCTGCATCAGGTTTTGCGGGAAGAAGGAAAAAATGAATTGCTGTTTCAGGAAATCCTGAATCTCCGAGATGAATTTATCGAACAAAATTTTAACGCTTATTTGGCCTTTATTTTTAAATTTTTATTGGTGTCGGGCGTCGCACCCTTAAAAGGAAGTGAGCGGTTTCTAAATCCGGAAAGTGGCATTTTTGAAGCGGAAATTTCACATTCTTTCTTTGACGAAAACGTTTCTGAAATTTGGTTGAAGTTTTTAAACGCCCCGGAAATTTATGCCGTTAAACTGGCAAAAAAAGAGAAAACAACTTTTCTGGATTCGTTGATGATTTACTGCCAGTTTCACATCACGAATTTCTACATTCCCAAATCTTTAGCGGTCGTACGCGAAATTTTCGAATAA
- a CDS encoding RNA-binding S4 domain-containing protein, whose amino-acid sequence MRIDKFLWCVRFYKTRSIAAEEIKKNRVSVANQTVKSSREVKDGDIIKIRKNQIDYQIKITQIPKSRMGAKLVPLYIEDKTDKEQYEILKLRNLSQEHYRNKGEGRPTKKDRRDLDGFVEGDSTGDMADGDWDLFFSDVDDSKNN is encoded by the coding sequence ATGAGAATTGATAAGTTTTTATGGTGCGTACGATTTTATAAAACCAGAAGCATTGCTGCTGAGGAGATTAAGAAAAATAGAGTCTCTGTAGCCAATCAAACGGTGAAATCTTCGCGGGAAGTAAAAGATGGTGATATTATTAAGATCCGAAAAAACCAGATTGATTACCAAATCAAAATTACACAGATTCCAAAAAGTAGAATGGGTGCTAAACTGGTTCCACTGTACATTGAAGATAAAACAGATAAGGAACAATATGAAATTTTAAAACTGCGCAACTTGAGCCAGGAACATTACCGAAACAAAGGCGAAGGAAGACCTACCAAAAAAGACCGTCGTGATTTAGATGGCTTTGTAGAAGGTGATTCGACTGGTGATATGGCGGACGGTGATTGGGATTTATTTTTCAGCGACGTTGACGATTCTAAAAATAATTAA
- a CDS encoding shikimate kinase, translating to MIISLIGYMGSGKSHISKVLSKNMNLKLIDLDKVINLRNNMSIAEIFEKRGEIYFRKQERAILEEILNSETECILSLGGGTPAYYDNISLINDKSSSVYLRTSVKTLTERLLKQKQKRPLISKISDEQLPEFVGQHLFERQQFYSQSKFTVVTDLKTPEEIALEIASII from the coding sequence ATGATAATTTCACTTATTGGGTACATGGGAAGTGGCAAATCTCACATTTCCAAAGTTTTGAGCAAAAATATGAACCTTAAATTAATTGATTTAGATAAGGTGATTAATTTGCGCAACAACATGTCTATTGCAGAAATATTCGAAAAAAGAGGCGAAATCTATTTTCGAAAACAAGAAAGGGCAATTTTAGAAGAAATTTTAAACTCCGAAACCGAATGCATTTTAAGTCTGGGTGGTGGAACTCCCGCATATTATGATAATATTTCTTTGATTAATGATAAGAGCTCGAGTGTTTATTTGCGAACTTCAGTAAAGACGCTGACCGAGAGATTGTTGAAACAGAAGCAGAAACGACCCCTTATTTCCAAAATTTCTGATGAACAGCTGCCAGAATTCGTGGGACAACATCTTTTTGAACGGCAGCAATTTTATTCGCAGTCAAAATTCACCGTCGTTACCGATTTAAAGACTCCAGAAGAAATTGCCCTTGAAATCGCTTCTATAATTTAA
- the panC gene encoding pantoate--beta-alanine ligase, which produces MEIFTSKKPFTDYIERQKEMGKKIGFAPTMGALHQGHLSLYKKADQENDLIIASIFVNPTQFNNPQDLEKYPRTTERDLKLLEQTGVVDAVYLPEVQDLYPDGLKSKSYDFGGLENEMEGKSRPGHFDGVGTVVEELLQQVKPDNAYFGEKDFQQLAIIEKLVENLKLPIKIHGAPIFREKNGLAMSSRNERLSSSQREASKIIHETLLKVNDWFRIITVPEINKRVKDIFDDQRGMVLEYFIIADEETLKETDFFYKGHNYRAFIVVLVNDVRLIDNLHLD; this is translated from the coding sequence ATGGAAATATTCACAAGCAAAAAACCCTTCACAGATTACATCGAAAGGCAGAAAGAAATGGGTAAAAAAATTGGCTTTGCTCCCACTATGGGCGCACTTCATCAGGGACATTTATCACTCTATAAAAAAGCCGATCAGGAAAATGATCTAATTATTGCGTCCATTTTTGTGAATCCAACACAGTTTAATAATCCCCAGGATTTAGAAAAATATCCCCGAACTACGGAGCGTGATTTAAAACTTTTGGAGCAAACGGGTGTTGTTGATGCAGTCTATCTTCCCGAGGTTCAAGATCTTTATCCAGACGGTTTGAAAAGTAAGTCGTATGACTTCGGTGGTTTGGAAAATGAAATGGAAGGCAAATCCCGACCTGGCCACTTCGACGGTGTAGGAACGGTAGTTGAAGAATTATTGCAACAAGTGAAACCTGACAATGCCTATTTTGGAGAGAAAGATTTTCAGCAACTGGCTATTATCGAAAAGTTGGTTGAAAACTTAAAGCTACCCATAAAAATTCATGGTGCTCCCATTTTCCGGGAAAAGAATGGCTTAGCAATGAGTTCACGGAATGAGCGCTTAAGCTCGTCTCAGCGAGAAGCATCAAAAATAATCCACGAAACCTTACTGAAGGTAAACGACTGGTTCCGAATCATCACGGTTCCAGAAATTAACAAAAGAGTGAAAGATATTTTTGATGATCAGCGCGGTATGGTGTTGGAGTATTTTATAATCGCCGATGAAGAAACGCTGAAAGAGACCGACTTCTTTTATAAAGGTCATAATTATCGCGCGTTCATCGTTGTTCTCGTAAATGACGTTCGGCTCATAGACAATTTGCATTTGGATTAA
- a CDS encoding glycogen/starch synthase has product MPNQKILYVTTEMFPYQEDSNMATMVSKMALKMHQEGNDVRVFMPRFGQISERKFQLHEVIRLSGMNIIINDLDQPLIIKVASLPGERLQVYFIDNEEYFKRKQFYIDDEGKAFEDNDERAIFFARGVIETIKKLNWVPDVIHLNGWMASFIPVYLKTFYKNDSYFNDSKIVLSVYNEENLPLAESVEEKMKFDNITGLAAFKNPSFHNFVIESMNLVDVVIKGDEFLEEDLEAGFEKTTATKSEYLEPESILNLY; this is encoded by the coding sequence ATGCCGAACCAAAAGATTTTGTATGTCACCACAGAAATGTTCCCATATCAGGAAGATAGCAATATGGCGACTATGGTGAGTAAGATGGCGCTCAAAATGCATCAGGAAGGAAATGATGTAAGAGTGTTTATGCCAAGATTTGGCCAAATCAGCGAAAGAAAATTTCAGCTGCATGAAGTGATTCGTCTTTCTGGGATGAATATTATTATTAATGATTTAGATCAACCTTTAATTATAAAAGTTGCATCGTTGCCCGGTGAGAGATTGCAGGTGTATTTCATTGATAATGAGGAGTATTTTAAAAGAAAACAATTCTATATCGACGATGAAGGGAAAGCCTTCGAAGATAATGATGAGCGCGCCATATTTTTTGCCCGCGGTGTCATTGAAACGATTAAAAAACTAAACTGGGTTCCGGATGTTATTCACCTTAATGGCTGGATGGCTTCTTTTATTCCTGTTTATTTAAAGACTTTTTATAAAAACGATTCCTATTTCAACGATTCGAAAATTGTTCTATCAGTTTACAATGAGGAGAATTTACCACTAGCCGAATCCGTAGAAGAAAAAATGAAGTTCGACAATATTACAGGTCTTGCTGCGTTTAAGAATCCAAGTTTTCATAATTTCGTTATCGAAAGTATGAACTTAGTGGATGTTGTTATTAAAGGTGATGAGTTTTTGGAGGAAGATTTAGAAGCAGGTTTTGAAAAAACGACCGCAACAAAATCCGAATATCTCGAACCTGAATCTATCCTTAACTTGTACTAA
- a CDS encoding DUF4270 family protein gives MIRNIQKIFRAASVLALGSVILWSCEPDADQLGSQFFQNGAQATETAYPLIAYTVDNHDTIRTDAARLLSATLGAFNEPQFGLQKSDYITQLRLSSPNPDFGANAILDSAVLVLKPTYAIDSVTTTTVEDYIFPDGAVPAKKVVNNYPITKYGKTKIGGNTLFNIKVEEVTEFLFSSTDQIRSNKTVSTGALLGQKVFDGTIRSIKVTKDTDNSLLYERTPAIRIDLDSTFFQNKIIAKGKSPELADVATFIRYIKGIKVSVAENDGYIFNFDPNAVEINLYYKTDKVDGTTTTRAQGVYVLNGGAGNTHFNHIAINRAGTPSAAVLLVSDTITGAPKVYAQGMGGPGIGLKIPEATIATVRSMYETDKIGIISAKMRIYTDVDLWNNNYKKPASFVVKQKVNKVDLNTFLEDMSALYTTGIYSLVKAYDLEKNPAYYDIGITQTFKSIIEKGAPINGHFILNVGTYTTDSGGNLVGASNASQGPQNFTTRSFTPNRAVFVGTDPGNDKSAKLILTYGKK, from the coding sequence ATGATAAGAAATATTCAAAAGATATTCAGAGCTGCTAGTGTTTTAGCGCTCGGAAGTGTAATTTTATGGAGTTGCGAACCAGATGCCGATCAGTTAGGTTCTCAGTTTTTTCAAAACGGTGCGCAAGCTACTGAGACGGCTTATCCGCTCATCGCATATACGGTAGATAATCATGATACCATTCGTACGGATGCAGCGCGTTTACTTAGTGCCACTTTGGGTGCTTTTAATGAGCCACAATTTGGACTGCAAAAATCTGATTATATAACTCAACTTAGGCTAAGTTCTCCCAATCCTGATTTTGGCGCTAATGCAATCTTGGATTCTGCGGTACTTGTTCTCAAGCCAACATATGCAATAGATTCTGTAACTACGACGACGGTAGAAGATTATATCTTTCCAGACGGTGCTGTTCCGGCGAAAAAAGTGGTAAACAATTATCCCATCACCAAATATGGAAAAACCAAAATTGGCGGTAACACTTTATTTAATATTAAAGTAGAGGAGGTTACTGAATTTTTGTTTTCCAGCACAGACCAAATCCGATCTAATAAAACGGTGTCTACAGGCGCACTTCTCGGTCAGAAAGTATTTGATGGTACAATCCGTTCTATAAAAGTGACCAAGGACACAGATAATTCTTTACTTTATGAAAGAACGCCTGCAATTCGAATTGACTTGGATAGTACTTTCTTCCAGAATAAAATTATAGCAAAAGGTAAATCTCCCGAACTTGCTGACGTTGCAACATTTATCAGATATATTAAAGGTATCAAAGTTTCCGTTGCAGAGAATGACGGTTATATTTTTAATTTTGATCCCAATGCGGTTGAAATTAACCTTTATTACAAAACAGATAAAGTTGATGGTACAACTACCACTAGAGCCCAAGGTGTTTATGTTTTAAACGGTGGTGCTGGTAATACTCATTTTAACCATATTGCAATTAATCGTGCCGGAACTCCATCTGCAGCAGTACTTTTAGTAAGTGATACAATTACGGGTGCTCCGAAAGTATACGCACAAGGAATGGGCGGACCAGGAATTGGATTAAAAATTCCTGAAGCTACAATTGCTACAGTGAGATCAATGTATGAAACAGATAAGATCGGAATTATTTCTGCGAAAATGAGAATCTATACAGATGTAGATTTGTGGAACAATAATTATAAAAAACCTGCGAGCTTTGTGGTTAAACAGAAAGTTAATAAAGTTGACTTAAATACCTTCTTGGAGGATATGAGCGCCTTATATACGACTGGAATTTATAGTCTCGTGAAAGCTTATGATCTTGAAAAAAATCCTGCTTATTATGATATCGGGATTACACAAACCTTCAAAAGCATTATAGAAAAAGGTGCACCGATCAACGGTCACTTTATCCTAAACGTGGGAACATATACCACAGACAGTGGTGGCAATTTAGTTGGCGCGAGCAATGCAAGTCAGGGTCCGCAAAACTTTACAACCAGAAGTTTTACGCCAAACAGAGCCGTTTTTGTAGGTACTGATCCAGGCAACGACAAAAGCGCAAAATTGATATTAACGTACGGAAAGAAATAG
- the glmS gene encoding glutamine--fructose-6-phosphate transaminase (isomerizing), with product MCGIVGYTGFQDAYEVVINGLRRLEYRGYDSAGIVLDRDNESFEVAKTKGKVDDLVAISKNLAGKSHVGMGHTRWATHGVPSDNNSHPHLSNNGKIALVHNGIIENYDTIKKMLTDKGFTFQSETDTEVLVNLIEYVMDVNKDFDFATAVRYALNEVYGAYAITVMHDDFPGLLVVARLGSPLAIGLGTNEYFIASDASPFVEFTKEAVYLEEGHMATISLENGVDIRNIKDNVKITPEVQQLKLSLEQIEKGGYEHFMLKEIFEQPKSIHDTLRGRLLVEEGIIKMAGIWDNLERLNQAQKITIIACGTSWHAGLIGEYLIEEFARIPVEVEYASEFRYRNPIISEKDIVIAISQSGETADTMAAIKMAKEKGAFVYGICNVVDSSISRVTDAGSYTHAGPEIGVASTKAFTAQLTVLSLIALKLGKHNGHLSNQEFMRLITELDGLPKKVQEVLETTNEKVKEIAKNFVDAQNFLYLGRGYNFPAALEGALKLKEISYIHAEGYPAAEMKHGPIALIDENMPIVIIAPKQGHYDKIVSNVQEIKARKGQVIALVNKGDTQVASVADYVIEFPETSECFSPIIASVPLQLLSYYVAVYRGANVDQPRNLAKSVTVE from the coding sequence ATGTGTGGAATTGTAGGATATACTGGTTTTCAAGATGCATATGAAGTAGTCATCAATGGGCTGCGTCGTTTAGAATATAGAGGATATGACAGTGCAGGTATTGTATTGGATCGAGATAATGAATCATTTGAAGTTGCCAAGACTAAAGGTAAAGTTGATGATTTAGTTGCCATATCTAAAAACCTGGCTGGGAAGTCACATGTTGGTATGGGTCACACCCGTTGGGCTACTCACGGAGTACCAAGCGACAATAATTCGCATCCGCATCTTTCTAATAATGGTAAAATAGCTTTGGTTCATAATGGAATTATCGAAAATTATGATACCATTAAAAAAATGCTTACCGATAAAGGTTTTACATTTCAGTCAGAAACAGATACGGAAGTTTTAGTCAATCTTATTGAATACGTAATGGACGTAAACAAAGATTTTGACTTTGCAACGGCCGTACGATATGCTTTAAATGAAGTATACGGCGCTTATGCAATCACTGTTATGCATGATGATTTTCCAGGATTATTGGTTGTTGCAAGATTGGGTTCACCATTGGCGATTGGTTTAGGAACTAATGAATATTTTATTGCTTCCGATGCTTCCCCCTTTGTTGAATTTACGAAAGAAGCAGTTTATTTAGAGGAAGGACACATGGCTACGATTTCTTTGGAAAACGGAGTAGACATCAGAAATATTAAAGATAATGTGAAGATCACTCCAGAAGTTCAGCAGCTTAAATTAAGTTTAGAGCAAATTGAAAAAGGAGGATACGAGCATTTCATGTTGAAGGAAATTTTCGAGCAGCCTAAATCAATCCATGATACTTTAAGAGGAAGATTATTGGTAGAGGAAGGCATCATCAAAATGGCCGGAATCTGGGATAACTTAGAAAGATTAAACCAAGCTCAAAAAATCACCATTATCGCGTGTGGAACCTCCTGGCATGCTGGTCTTATTGGCGAGTATTTAATTGAAGAATTTGCCAGAATTCCTGTCGAAGTAGAATACGCTTCAGAATTCAGATACAGAAATCCAATCATTAGTGAAAAAGATATTGTAATTGCTATTTCCCAATCAGGTGAAACTGCCGATACAATGGCCGCCATTAAAATGGCTAAAGAGAAAGGTGCCTTCGTTTATGGAATTTGTAATGTCGTTGATTCTTCTATCTCAAGAGTTACTGATGCCGGCTCTTATACGCACGCTGGTCCGGAAATCGGAGTTGCTTCAACAAAAGCTTTTACTGCACAATTGACGGTTCTTTCTTTAATTGCTTTAAAATTAGGAAAACACAACGGTCACTTGAGCAATCAAGAGTTTATGCGTTTAATTACAGAGCTTGATGGACTTCCTAAGAAAGTGCAGGAAGTTTTAGAAACGACGAATGAAAAAGTAAAAGAAATTGCGAAAAACTTCGTAGATGCTCAAAATTTCCTTTATTTAGGTAGAGGTTATAATTTCCCTGCGGCATTAGAAGGAGCTTTAAAATTAAAAGAAATTTCTTACATCCACGCTGAAGGTTATCCAGCAGCAGAGATGAAACACGGACCAATTGCTTTGATTGATGAGAACATGCCGATTGTAATTATTGCACCTAAACAAGGTCATTATGATAAAATTGTGAGTAATGTTCAAGAGATCAAGGCAAGAAAAGGACAAGTTATTGCGTTAGTGAACAAAGGAGACACCCAAGTGGCTTCTGTTGCTGATTATGTTATTGAGTTCCCAGAGACGTCTGAATGCTTCTCTCCGATTATTGCATCTGTGCCACTTCAACTGCTATCTTACTATGTAGCAGTGTATCGCGGAGCAAATGTTGATCAGCCAAGGAACCTAGCAAAATCAGTAACTGTAGAGTAA